A stretch of Amycolatopsis balhimycina FH 1894 DNA encodes these proteins:
- a CDS encoding winged helix-turn-helix transcriptional regulator, producing MTETTTEVAPEQACPIAPVVDIVFSRWTTPILWTLNEYGRHRFVELERRITTITPKVLTQRLRQLERDGLVCRTYYPEVPPRVEYEISELGRSLAPLFATLAEWSVNLGEVEQARLDYDEKQSTRTGRS from the coding sequence GTGACCGAGACCACAACTGAGGTCGCTCCGGAGCAGGCGTGCCCGATCGCCCCGGTGGTCGACATCGTCTTCAGCCGGTGGACCACACCGATTCTGTGGACGCTCAACGAGTACGGGCGGCACCGGTTCGTGGAGCTGGAACGCCGCATCACCACGATCACGCCCAAGGTGCTGACCCAGCGGCTACGGCAACTGGAACGCGACGGGCTCGTCTGCCGCACCTACTACCCGGAGGTCCCACCCCGGGTGGAGTACGAGATCAGCGAACTGGGACGCAGCCTGGCACCGCTGTTCGCAACACTCGCCGAATGGTCCGTCAACCTGGGCGAGGTCGAACAGGCACGCCTCGACTACGACGAGAAGCAATCGACCCGCACCGGCCGGAGTTGA
- a CDS encoding NlpC/P60 family protein, producing MVVIAAVVVVAAALVTGVLLAPKQQETTNAAATVTSTPPKSPTSTPRTSPQTAAPASAPPKVPDASEFDAWASKTSQWLDVPLRAMVGYAKATTKLGKDVPGCHLSWVTLAAVGKVTTDHGRAQGGQLGTTGVLDKPLGTIEVRDFYNKVVSTANAAGPMQLSPAIWGKYQASASGGKPDVQNIDDAALTTGRALCADGHDLSQGQVWWNSVSALQPAPLFLHRTLATVNVYGTVGQGSAAPNAAVLSAVNFAIDKIGLPYIWGGNGTGGNDPGFDCSGLTTAAYGSAGVKLMRTADTQFRSVPHVTDPQLGDLIFYGEPATKIHHVGLYIGNQQMIDAPQTGQAVQVHSYRRDGDDYAGAGRPTN from the coding sequence GTGGTGGTGATCGCCGCCGTGGTCGTCGTCGCGGCCGCGCTGGTGACCGGCGTCCTGCTCGCGCCGAAGCAGCAGGAAACCACGAACGCCGCCGCGACGGTCACGTCGACGCCGCCCAAGTCGCCGACGAGCACGCCACGGACCTCGCCGCAGACCGCAGCGCCGGCCTCGGCGCCGCCGAAGGTGCCGGATGCGAGCGAGTTCGACGCGTGGGCGTCCAAGACCAGCCAGTGGCTCGACGTCCCGCTGCGCGCGATGGTCGGCTACGCGAAGGCGACGACGAAACTCGGCAAGGACGTCCCCGGGTGTCACCTTTCGTGGGTCACGCTGGCCGCGGTCGGAAAAGTGACGACGGATCACGGCCGGGCGCAGGGCGGGCAGCTCGGCACCACCGGCGTGCTGGACAAGCCGCTCGGCACGATCGAGGTGCGCGACTTCTACAACAAGGTCGTTTCCACGGCGAACGCGGCCGGGCCGATGCAGCTGTCCCCGGCGATCTGGGGGAAGTACCAGGCGAGCGCGTCGGGCGGGAAGCCCGATGTCCAAAATATCGACGACGCCGCGTTGACCACCGGCCGCGCGCTCTGCGCCGACGGTCACGACCTGTCCCAGGGCCAGGTGTGGTGGAACTCGGTCAGCGCGCTGCAGCCGGCGCCGCTGTTCCTGCACCGCACGCTGGCCACGGTGAACGTCTACGGCACGGTCGGCCAGGGCTCGGCGGCGCCGAACGCGGCGGTGCTGAGCGCAGTGAACTTCGCCATCGACAAGATCGGCCTCCCCTACATCTGGGGCGGCAACGGCACCGGCGGCAACGACCCGGGCTTCGACTGCTCGGGCTTGACGACGGCGGCGTACGGAAGCGCCGGCGTCAAGCTGATGCGCACGGCCGACACGCAGTTCCGGAGCGTCCCGCACGTGACCGACCCGCAGCTGGGCGACCTGATCTTCTACGGCGAGCCGGCGACGAAGATCCACCACGTCGGCCTCTACATCGGCAACCAGCAGATGATCGATGCGCCGCAGACCGGCCAGGCGGTGCAGGTCCACTCGTACCGCAGGGACGGCGACGACTACGCGGGGGCGGGCCGTCCGACGAATTAG
- a CDS encoding nucleoside hydrolase, giving the protein MGTKLIIDTDPGVDDALAIALAALSPDVDLLGVTSVFGNVPLERTTSNARRLLELFGRADVAVAAGATRPLVYSKPRDAKAVHGGDGLSGHSSTLPESTRPLDERDAVRLMLDILEASDEPVTIAPIGPLTNIAALLAAHPGAAAKIARLVIMGGGVTFGNSTTAAEFNIWSDPEAARRVLVEEDVPVVLVPLDLTHRCAVDGEWLAKLAASGPVGATLEGLTSTYRQHYTRVFGEDRMVMHDAVAVAEAISPGILRTETYRVDVDCGLGPARGQTLVDRRRLGEDDPQFVPGRPIEVAVDTDLDGLRGFVLDRLTGAAR; this is encoded by the coding sequence ATGGGCACGAAGCTGATCATCGACACCGACCCGGGCGTCGACGACGCGCTGGCGATCGCGCTGGCGGCGCTGTCCCCGGACGTCGACCTGCTCGGCGTGACGTCGGTTTTCGGCAACGTCCCGCTGGAGCGCACGACGTCCAACGCGCGGCGCCTGCTGGAGCTGTTCGGCCGCGCCGACGTGGCCGTGGCGGCCGGGGCTACGCGGCCGCTGGTGTACTCCAAGCCGCGTGACGCGAAAGCGGTCCACGGCGGTGACGGCCTGTCGGGCCACTCCTCCACGCTGCCCGAGTCGACCCGGCCCCTCGACGAGCGCGACGCCGTCCGCCTGATGCTGGACATCCTCGAAGCGTCGGACGAGCCGGTGACCATCGCGCCGATCGGGCCGCTGACGAACATCGCCGCGCTGCTCGCGGCGCACCCGGGCGCGGCGGCGAAGATCGCGCGGCTGGTGATCATGGGCGGTGGGGTGACGTTCGGCAACAGCACGACCGCCGCCGAGTTCAACATCTGGAGCGACCCCGAAGCGGCACGCCGCGTGCTGGTGGAGGAGGACGTCCCGGTCGTGCTGGTGCCGCTGGACCTGACGCACCGCTGCGCCGTCGACGGCGAGTGGCTGGCGAAGCTCGCGGCGTCGGGGCCGGTCGGCGCCACGCTCGAAGGACTGACGTCGACCTACCGGCAGCACTACACGCGCGTGTTCGGCGAAGACCGGATGGTCATGCACGACGCGGTCGCGGTCGCCGAGGCGATCTCGCCGGGCATCCTGCGCACCGAGACCTACCGCGTCGACGTCGACTGCGGGCTGGGCCCGGCCCGCGGGCAGACCCTGGTCGACCGGCGACGGCTCGGCGAAGACGATCCGCAGTTCGTGCCCGGCCGGCCGATCGAGGTGGCCGTGGACACCGATCTCGACGGCCTGCGCGGCTTCGTCCTCGACCGGCTGACCGGGGCCGCCCGGTGA
- a CDS encoding acyltransferase → MTSMWGAPALSRVRAWRSARRDPRQAKFLTADSLRWVLRNRAYTPWYLVRYYRLLKFRLANPHIILRGMLFLGKDVEIHCRPGYGRLEIGRWVHIGDGNAIRCHEGSLRIGDKSVFGRQNVINCYLDIELGAATLVADWVYICDFDHVISDIHVPIKDQGIVKSPVRIGPDTWLGTKVSVLKGTRIGRGSVLGAHSVVRGDIPDYSIAVGAPARVVRNREDDYAADAARREAVADMARKANKALQKTLGDQ, encoded by the coding sequence ATGACGTCGATGTGGGGTGCGCCCGCGCTGTCGCGGGTGCGGGCCTGGCGCAGCGCTCGCCGCGACCCGCGGCAGGCGAAGTTCCTGACCGCCGACTCGCTGCGCTGGGTACTGCGCAACCGCGCGTACACGCCCTGGTACCTGGTCCGGTACTACCGGCTGCTCAAGTTCCGGCTGGCCAACCCGCACATCATCCTGCGGGGGATGCTCTTCCTCGGCAAAGACGTCGAGATCCACTGCCGCCCCGGGTACGGGCGGCTGGAGATCGGCCGCTGGGTCCACATCGGCGACGGCAACGCGATCCGTTGTCACGAGGGATCGTTGCGGATCGGCGACAAGTCCGTGTTCGGCCGCCAGAACGTCATCAACTGCTACCTCGACATCGAGCTCGGCGCGGCCACGCTGGTCGCCGACTGGGTGTACATCTGTGACTTCGATCACGTCATTTCGGACATCCACGTGCCGATCAAGGACCAGGGCATCGTGAAGTCGCCGGTGCGGATCGGGCCGGACACCTGGCTCGGCACCAAGGTCAGCGTGCTGAAGGGCACCCGCATCGGCCGCGGCAGCGTGCTGGGCGCGCACTCGGTCGTCCGTGGTGACATTCCGGACTACTCGATCGCGGTCGGCGCGCCGGCCCGGGTGGTCCGCAACCGCGAGGACGACTACGCGGCCGACGCCGCGCGTCGCGAGGCTGTCGCGGACATGGCGCGGAAGGCCAACAAAGCGCTCCAAAAGACGCTCGGCGACCAGTAG
- a CDS encoding DUF6234 family protein: protein MSALLAVGAVTWLVVVPLMFVQGALTAGGMGLGPGDPAAASGTFRWASWLGAGIPVAGVVVSATTRRWGWTWFYGSVVVVVAVVAAVRWAQTHPGPPPPPPPEPAHCVERSGGDSDCP, encoded by the coding sequence GTGTCCGCCCTGCTCGCCGTGGGGGCGGTGACGTGGCTGGTCGTCGTTCCGCTGATGTTCGTCCAGGGCGCGCTGACGGCGGGCGGCATGGGACTGGGGCCCGGCGACCCCGCGGCGGCGAGCGGCACCTTCCGGTGGGCGTCCTGGCTCGGCGCGGGCATCCCGGTCGCCGGCGTGGTCGTTTCGGCGACCACGCGGCGATGGGGCTGGACCTGGTTCTACGGGAGCGTCGTCGTCGTGGTCGCCGTGGTGGCGGCGGTCCGGTGGGCCCAGACCCATCCCGGCCCGCCACCGCCACCGCCGCCGGAGCCGGCGCACTGCGTCGAGCGGAGCGGCGGCGACTCCGACTGTCCCTGA
- a CDS encoding NADAR family protein — protein sequence MVKVDGVRSVEALREKVHEGAEPEYLLFYGHTPSKSGRVTASCLSQWWLDPFEAGGVVYPTAEHYMMAGKAELFGDHEKAELIRQTPDPKAAKVLGREVADYDAATWERHRFDIVVDGNLAKFRAHRDLRRFLLGTGDAVLVEASKKDLVWGTGLAREEKNATKPDYWRGLNLLGFALMEVREQLRAR from the coding sequence ATGGTGAAGGTCGACGGGGTCCGCAGTGTCGAGGCGTTGCGCGAAAAAGTCCACGAGGGTGCGGAGCCCGAGTACCTGCTGTTCTACGGCCACACGCCGTCGAAGTCGGGACGGGTGACGGCGAGCTGCCTGAGCCAGTGGTGGCTCGACCCGTTCGAGGCCGGCGGTGTCGTCTACCCGACCGCCGAGCACTACATGATGGCCGGCAAGGCGGAGCTGTTCGGTGACCACGAGAAGGCCGAGCTGATCCGGCAGACCCCCGACCCGAAGGCGGCGAAGGTGCTCGGCCGCGAAGTCGCCGACTACGACGCCGCGACCTGGGAACGGCACCGGTTCGACATCGTCGTCGACGGCAACCTGGCCAAGTTCCGCGCCCACCGCGACCTGCGCCGGTTCCTGCTCGGCACCGGCGACGCCGTGCTCGTCGAGGCGTCCAAGAAGGACCTCGTCTGGGGCACCGGGCTCGCCCGCGAGGAGAAGAACGCGACCAAGCCGGACTACTGGCGCGGGCTGAACCTGCTCGGCTTCGCGCTGATGGAGGTCCGCGAGCAGCTGCGGGCCCGGTAG
- the ilvA gene encoding threonine ammonia-lyase IlvA — protein MHDIDTVTAATIEKAAERLAGVVTRTPLEPSARLSARVDARVWVKREDLQTVRSYKIRGAYNFLVQLDEPTRELGVVCASAGNHAQGVAYACRRLGANGRVYVPGTTPRQKRERIATLGGAHIEVIVVGETYEDAFAAANEDAQRTGATLVPAFDDVRTVAGQGTVALEVVEQLGFVPDVVIVPVGGGGLLAGVGSWLRERHQGVRIVGVEPAGAACLAAALEAGHPVRLPELDSFVDGAAVREAGAVTYPLIRESGAELTAVAEGAVCTEMLAMYQSDGIIAEPAGALAAAALGTVVDVEPGQTVVCLISGGNNDVSRYSEILERSLMHEGLKHYFLVGFPQEPGALRRFLEQVLGPEDDITRFEYVKRTNREMGPALVGVEIARPADLPGLLARMDASPLQVERIEPGSPLFHFLL, from the coding sequence GTGCACGACATCGACACGGTGACCGCGGCGACGATCGAAAAGGCCGCCGAGCGGCTGGCCGGGGTGGTGACCAGGACGCCGCTGGAACCGAGCGCCCGGCTGTCGGCCCGCGTGGACGCCCGGGTCTGGGTGAAACGCGAGGACCTCCAGACGGTCCGGTCGTACAAGATCCGGGGTGCCTACAACTTCCTCGTCCAGCTCGACGAGCCGACCCGCGAGCTCGGCGTCGTCTGCGCCAGCGCGGGCAACCACGCCCAGGGCGTCGCGTACGCGTGCCGGCGGCTCGGCGCGAACGGCCGCGTGTACGTCCCTGGCACCACGCCGCGGCAGAAGCGGGAACGCATCGCCACGCTCGGTGGCGCGCACATCGAGGTCATCGTCGTCGGCGAAACGTACGAAGACGCCTTCGCCGCGGCCAACGAGGACGCCCAGCGCACCGGCGCGACGCTGGTGCCCGCGTTCGACGACGTCCGCACGGTCGCCGGCCAGGGCACGGTCGCCCTGGAGGTCGTCGAGCAGCTGGGCTTCGTCCCGGACGTCGTGATCGTCCCGGTCGGCGGCGGCGGGCTGCTCGCCGGCGTGGGCAGCTGGCTGCGCGAGCGGCACCAGGGGGTCCGGATCGTCGGCGTCGAACCCGCGGGCGCGGCCTGCCTGGCCGCGGCCCTCGAGGCCGGCCACCCGGTGCGGCTGCCCGAGCTCGACTCGTTCGTCGACGGCGCCGCCGTGCGCGAGGCCGGCGCGGTGACGTACCCGCTGATCCGCGAAAGCGGCGCCGAGCTGACCGCGGTCGCCGAGGGCGCGGTGTGCACCGAGATGCTGGCGATGTACCAGTCCGACGGGATCATCGCCGAGCCGGCGGGGGCGCTCGCGGCGGCGGCGCTCGGCACGGTCGTCGACGTCGAGCCCGGCCAGACGGTCGTCTGCCTGATCTCCGGTGGCAACAACGACGTCAGCCGCTACAGCGAGATCCTCGAACGCTCGCTGATGCACGAAGGGCTGAAGCACTACTTCCTGGTCGGCTTCCCGCAGGAGCCCGGCGCGCTGCGGCGGTTCCTCGAGCAGGTCCTCGGGCCCGAGGACGACATCACCCGCTTCGAGTACGTCAAGCGCACCAACCGCGAGATGGGCCCGGCGCTGGTCGGCGTGGAGATCGCCCGGCCGGCCGACCTCCCGGGACTGCTGGCCCGGATGGACGCGAGCCCCCTGCAAGTCGAGCGGATCGAGCCCGGCAGCCCCCTGTTCCACTTCCTGCTGTGA
- a CDS encoding SigE family RNA polymerase sigma factor, producing MDGGFTEYVTTRAAWLRKVAYLLCGDWHRADDLVQSAITRLYTNWHRARRADNLDGYARRTLVNTFLAEQRTSWWRRVDLRQNDQDPPAPGSDVELALDLRAALERLPARQRATVVLRYFCDLPVADAARALGCSEGTVKSQTAKAVDTLRELLREPVSIPEGRP from the coding sequence ATGGACGGCGGCTTCACCGAGTACGTGACCACGAGGGCGGCTTGGCTGCGCAAGGTGGCGTACTTGCTCTGCGGCGACTGGCACCGGGCCGACGACCTGGTCCAGTCCGCGATCACCCGCCTGTACACGAACTGGCATCGCGCCAGGCGGGCGGACAACCTGGATGGGTACGCCCGCCGCACGCTGGTCAACACGTTCCTGGCGGAGCAGCGGACGTCGTGGTGGCGGCGCGTGGATTTGCGCCAAAACGACCAGGACCCACCCGCCCCCGGCTCGGACGTCGAACTGGCCCTCGACCTGCGCGCCGCGCTGGAACGTCTGCCGGCGCGGCAGCGCGCCACGGTCGTCCTGCGGTACTTCTGCGACCTGCCGGTCGCGGACGCCGCGCGGGCGCTGGGCTGCTCCGAAGGCACCGTCAAGAGCCAGACCGCGAAGGCCGTCGACACGCTGCGCGAGCTGCTGCGCGAGCCCGTCAGCATTCCGGAGGGACGACCATGA
- a CDS encoding short-chain fatty acyl-CoA regulator family protein codes for MEKTFAGARLRHLRESRSMSQADLARVLEISPSYLNQIEHNSRPLTVPVLMRITQAFGVDTEFFANNDTSRLVADVKEALLDEVLGIDVTTGELNELASNLPAIAQALVKLHRSYRNAVENTAALTTENGLGLHGSAAAPLPHEEVRDFFYERENHVAELDERAEKMAADIPLRRGQVLGALKERLSQRYGVDVTSEGIDESAGQQHRYEPATRVLRLAPSLRVGQQAFRMASQIALLEYDDLITELADSWAFSGPAARSLARVGLANYFAGALILPYGPFLASAERFRYDIERLCDHYGVGFETICHRLSTLQRPKQRAVPFSFVRVDRAGNMSKRQSAAGFHFSRVGGACPLWNIYEAFTQPGKILTQIATLPDGKSYFWVARTVSRNIGGYGSPGKTFTVGLGCELRHAGRLVYSTGLDLDEPAAATPIGMGCKVCERPACSQRAFPTIGKQLTVDENTSTFVPYPAVPKS; via the coding sequence ATGGAGAAGACTTTCGCCGGCGCGCGGTTGCGGCACCTCCGCGAAAGCCGCTCGATGAGCCAGGCCGACCTGGCCCGTGTGCTGGAGATCTCACCCAGCTACCTCAACCAGATCGAGCACAACTCGCGCCCGCTGACCGTGCCCGTCCTGATGCGGATCACGCAGGCGTTCGGCGTCGACACCGAGTTCTTCGCCAACAACGACACGTCCCGGCTGGTCGCCGATGTCAAGGAAGCGCTGCTCGACGAGGTGCTCGGCATCGACGTCACGACCGGCGAGCTCAACGAGCTGGCGTCCAACCTGCCGGCGATCGCCCAGGCACTGGTCAAGCTGCACCGCAGCTACCGCAACGCCGTCGAAAACACCGCCGCGCTGACCACGGAAAACGGCCTGGGCCTGCACGGCAGCGCCGCCGCGCCGCTGCCGCACGAGGAGGTCCGCGACTTCTTCTACGAGCGCGAGAACCATGTCGCCGAACTGGACGAACGCGCCGAGAAGATGGCCGCGGACATCCCGCTGCGGCGCGGCCAGGTGCTGGGCGCCCTGAAGGAACGCCTTTCGCAGCGCTACGGCGTCGACGTGACCAGCGAGGGCATCGACGAATCCGCCGGCCAGCAGCACCGCTACGAGCCGGCCACCCGGGTGCTGCGGCTGGCGCCGAGCCTGCGGGTCGGGCAGCAGGCGTTCCGGATGGCCTCCCAGATCGCGCTGCTGGAGTACGACGACCTGATCACCGAGCTCGCCGACTCGTGGGCGTTCTCCGGCCCGGCCGCCCGGTCGCTCGCCCGCGTCGGCCTGGCGAACTACTTCGCCGGGGCGCTGATCCTCCCCTACGGCCCGTTCCTCGCCTCGGCCGAACGGTTCCGCTACGACATCGAGCGGCTGTGCGACCACTACGGCGTCGGTTTCGAGACGATCTGCCACCGGCTGTCCACGCTGCAGCGGCCCAAGCAGCGCGCGGTGCCGTTCTCGTTCGTGCGGGTGGACCGGGCCGGGAACATGTCGAAGCGGCAGTCCGCGGCCGGGTTCCACTTCTCCCGCGTGGGCGGCGCTTGCCCGCTGTGGAACATCTACGAGGCGTTCACCCAGCCGGGCAAGATCCTCACCCAGATCGCGACGCTGCCCGACGGCAAGAGCTACTTCTGGGTCGCGCGCACGGTGTCGCGCAACATCGGCGGCTACGGCAGCCCCGGCAAGACGTTCACCGTCGGCCTGGGCTGCGAGCTGCGGCACGCCGGGCGGCTCGTCTACTCGACCGGTCTCGACCTGGACGAGCCCGCCGCGGCGACCCCGATCGGCATGGGCTGCAAAGTCTGCGAACGCCCGGCGTGCTCACAGCGCGCGTTCCCGACGATCGGCAAGCAGCTCACCGTCGACGAGAACACCAGCACCTTCGTCCCCTATCCGGCGGTGCCGAAGAGCTGA
- the aceA gene encoding isocitrate lyase — protein sequence MTEQAKQAAAELAAQWASDPRWAGVQRSYSAEDVVKLRGSVVEEHTLGRRGAEKLWDLLHTEDYIHALGALTGNQAVQQVRAGLQAIYLSGWQVAADANLSGQTYPDQSLYPANSVPAVVRRINNALGRADQISWAEGFNSANTGSDVIDWYAPIVADAEAGFGGPLNAFELMKGMIAAGAAGVHWEDQLASEKKCGHLGGKVLIPTKQHERTLNAARLAADVLNVPSLIVARTDAQAATLLTSDVDERDRQFLTGGRTAEGFYEVTNGIQPCIERGLAYAQYADLLWMETSEPDLEVARKYAEAIKAKFPDQMLAYNCSPSFNWKKHLDDATIAKFQRELGHMGYKFQFITLAGFHALNYSMFDLAHGYAREGMTAYVDLQEREFASESRGYTATKHQREVGTGYFDKIATALNPESSTTALKGSTEEAQFH from the coding sequence ATGACGGAACAGGCCAAGCAGGCGGCCGCGGAGCTGGCCGCGCAGTGGGCGAGCGACCCCCGCTGGGCGGGCGTGCAGCGCTCCTACTCGGCTGAGGACGTCGTCAAGCTGCGCGGCAGCGTGGTCGAGGAGCACACCCTGGGCCGCCGCGGCGCGGAGAAGCTGTGGGACCTGCTGCACACCGAGGACTACATCCACGCGCTCGGCGCGCTCACCGGCAACCAGGCCGTCCAGCAGGTCCGCGCGGGCCTGCAGGCCATCTACCTGTCCGGCTGGCAGGTCGCGGCCGACGCCAACCTGTCCGGCCAGACCTACCCCGACCAGAGCCTCTACCCGGCCAACTCGGTGCCGGCCGTGGTCCGCCGGATCAACAACGCGCTGGGCCGCGCCGACCAGATCAGCTGGGCTGAAGGATTCAACAGCGCCAACACCGGCAGTGATGTTATTGACTGGTACGCCCCGATCGTCGCCGACGCCGAGGCCGGCTTCGGTGGTCCGCTCAACGCGTTCGAGCTGATGAAGGGCATGATCGCGGCCGGCGCCGCGGGCGTGCACTGGGAAGACCAGCTCGCGTCCGAGAAGAAGTGTGGTCACCTCGGCGGCAAGGTGCTGATCCCGACCAAGCAGCACGAGCGCACGCTGAACGCCGCGCGCCTCGCCGCGGACGTGCTGAACGTGCCGTCGCTGATCGTCGCCCGCACCGACGCGCAGGCCGCGACGCTGCTGACCAGCGACGTCGACGAGCGCGACCGGCAGTTCCTCACCGGCGGCCGCACCGCCGAGGGCTTCTACGAGGTCACCAACGGCATCCAGCCGTGCATCGAGCGCGGCCTGGCCTACGCCCAGTACGCGGACCTGCTTTGGATGGAGACCTCCGAGCCGGACCTCGAGGTGGCGCGCAAGTACGCCGAGGCGATCAAGGCGAAGTTCCCGGACCAGATGCTGGCCTACAACTGCTCGCCGTCGTTCAACTGGAAGAAGCACCTGGACGACGCGACGATCGCGAAGTTCCAGCGCGAGCTCGGCCACATGGGCTACAAGTTCCAGTTCATCACCCTGGCCGGCTTCCACGCGCTGAACTACTCGATGTTCGACCTGGCGCACGGCTACGCCCGCGAGGGCATGACCGCCTACGTCGACCTGCAGGAGCGCGAGTTCGCTTCGGAGAGCCGTGGCTACACCGCGACCAAGCACCAGCGTGAGGTCGGCACCGGCTACTTCGACAAGATCGCCACCGCGCTGAACCCGGAGAGCTCGACCACCGCGCTCAAGGGCTCCACCGAGGAAGCGCAGTTCCACTGA
- the aceB gene encoding malate synthase A: MVDRLNYRIEVTGPVEGRFAEILTPAALDFLAKLDNTFAGRRRELLDARRVRREELQSGEKPLGFLPETSRIRDDESWHVAPTAPGLEDRRVEITGPTDRKMTVNALNSGAKVWLADFEDATSPTWHNVIDGQLNLFDAIRRNIDFTTEAVSNAASAGKSTSAGKHYTIGDDPATIVARPRGWHLVEKHIRIDGRPVSASLVDFGLFFFHNARQLLARGVGPYFYLPKLENHLEARLWNDVFLLAQRELGIPRGTIRATVLIETITAAFEMDEILYELREHAAGLNAGRWDYIFSMIKNFAAHGADFVLPDRAQVTMTVPFMRAYTELLVRTCHRRGAHAIGGMAAFIPSKDPEVNATAAEKVRADKEREAGDGFDGSWVAHPGLVPICREVFDNVLGGWPNQLGKLREDVHVTAEDLLDVASAGGEVTEAGVRANINVALRYVDAWLRGTGAAAIHNLMEDAATAEIARCQVWQWIRNGTKLEDGTALTHELAVEFLNDELASVRAELGAGNRLDDAYEIFTETALGEKLPSFLTTGAYARYLTDAR, encoded by the coding sequence ATGGTTGATCGGCTGAACTACCGCATCGAGGTCACCGGCCCGGTCGAGGGCCGGTTCGCGGAGATCCTGACCCCGGCGGCACTCGACTTCCTGGCCAAGCTGGACAACACGTTCGCCGGCCGCCGGCGCGAGCTGCTCGACGCCCGCCGCGTGCGGCGCGAGGAACTGCAGTCGGGGGAGAAGCCGCTCGGCTTCCTGCCGGAGACCAGCCGGATCCGAGACGACGAGTCGTGGCACGTCGCCCCGACTGCACCGGGCCTGGAGGACCGCCGCGTCGAGATCACCGGCCCGACCGACCGCAAGATGACGGTCAACGCGCTGAACTCCGGCGCGAAGGTGTGGCTGGCGGATTTCGAGGACGCGACGTCGCCGACGTGGCACAACGTCATCGACGGCCAGCTCAACCTGTTCGACGCGATCCGCCGCAACATCGACTTCACCACCGAGGCCGTGTCCAATGCCGCCTCCGCGGGAAAGAGCACGTCGGCGGGCAAGCACTACACGATCGGCGACGACCCCGCGACGATCGTCGCGCGGCCCCGCGGCTGGCACCTGGTGGAGAAGCACATCCGCATCGACGGCCGTCCGGTGTCGGCGAGCCTGGTCGATTTCGGGCTGTTCTTCTTCCACAACGCGCGCCAGCTGCTCGCCCGCGGCGTCGGCCCGTACTTCTACCTGCCGAAGCTGGAGAATCACCTCGAAGCGCGGCTCTGGAACGACGTCTTCCTGCTGGCGCAGCGCGAGCTGGGCATCCCACGCGGCACCATCCGCGCCACCGTGCTGATCGAGACGATCACCGCCGCGTTCGAGATGGACGAAATCCTTTACGAGCTGCGTGAGCACGCCGCCGGACTGAACGCCGGTCGCTGGGACTACATCTTCAGCATGATCAAGAACTTCGCCGCGCACGGCGCCGACTTCGTGCTGCCGGACCGCGCGCAGGTCACCATGACCGTGCCGTTCATGCGCGCCTACACCGAGCTGCTGGTGCGCACCTGCCACCGGCGCGGCGCGCACGCCATCGGCGGCATGGCCGCGTTCATCCCGAGCAAGGACCCCGAGGTCAACGCGACCGCGGCCGAGAAGGTCCGCGCGGACAAGGAACGCGAGGCCGGCGACGGTTTCGACGGCTCGTGGGTCGCGCACCCCGGCTTGGTCCCGATCTGCCGCGAGGTCTTCGACAACGTGCTCGGCGGCTGGCCCAACCAGCTCGGCAAGCTGCGCGAAGACGTCCATGTCACCGCCGAAGACCTCCTGGACGTGGCCAGCGCCGGCGGTGAGGTCACCGAGGCGGGCGTGCGCGCGAACATCAACGTCGCGCTGCGGTACGTCGACGCGTGGCTGCGCGGCACCGGCGCGGCGGCGATCCACAACCTGATGGAGGACGCCGCCACCGCGGAAATCGCGCGCTGCCAGGTGTGGCAGTGGATCCGCAACGGCACGAAGCTCGAGGACGGCACGGCGCTGACCCACGAGCTGGCGGTCGAGTTCCTGAACGACGAACTCGCGTCGGTGCGCGCCGAGCTGGGTGCGGGCAACCGCCTTGACGACGCGTACGAGATCTTCACCGAAACCGCGCTGGGCGAGAAGCTGCCGAGCTTCCTCACCACGGGTGCCTACGCGCGGTACCTCACGGACGCCCGGTAG